One bacterium DNA window includes the following coding sequences:
- a CDS encoding epoxyqueuosine reductase QueH, whose amino-acid sequence MKKESVLLHICCAPDATAVFEQLRTTYDVVGFFHNPNIYPVQEYAKRLQTARHVAEEMGFTLWEGTTSSAAWYKHIKGLEQEPEKGKRCEACFDYNLDATACFAAQHSIPWFTTTLSISPHKRSDVIFRVGRAAAEKHGVGFLEIDFKKKEGFKRSLQLSREMSLYRQHYCGCEFSIPGEKDA is encoded by the coding sequence ATGAAAAAAGAAAGTGTACTGCTGCATATTTGCTGCGCACCGGATGCCACTGCGGTTTTTGAACAACTCCGGACTACTTATGATGTTGTGGGGTTTTTTCATAATCCTAATATTTATCCTGTTCAGGAATATGCCAAGCGTCTGCAAACGGCGCGCCATGTTGCCGAGGAAATGGGATTTACGCTTTGGGAGGGTACCACGTCTTCTGCTGCCTGGTACAAGCATATTAAGGGGTTGGAACAGGAACCGGAAAAGGGGAAGCGGTGTGAAGCTTGTTTTGATTATAATTTAGACGCAACAGCTTGTTTCGCTGCGCAGCATTCTATTCCGTGGTTTACCACGACACTCTCAATTTCTCCGCATAAACGGTCGGATGTTATTTTTCGCGTTGGCAGGGCGGCGGCGGAAAAACATGGGGTGGGTTTTCTTGAAATAGATTTCAAGAAAAAAGAAGGATTTAAGCGCAGTTTGCAGCTTTCCCGGGAAATGTCCCTCTACCGTCAGCATTATTGCGGATGCGAATTTTCAATACCAGGTGAGAAGGATGCCTGA
- the mutM gene encoding bifunctional DNA-formamidopyrimidine glycosylase/DNA-(apurinic or apyrimidinic site) lyase — MPELPEVETVRRVLHKHLPGHQIRAVQIERPKMLRGQSKTTFIRSLINQKIVKVERRAKYLIIRLQTGSLLIHLGMSGQVFTSGGKKPAVAAGSVLPDKHTHLRMRLDKDFLLYGRDPRMFGRYQYLSPEAEKDFFFGMGPEPLGKHFTPEYLFGILKLRRSSLKALLLNQKVIAGLGNIYTDEALFQARLSPFLAGENLTRAQTLRLHTAIRTILKKAICARGTSISDYLDPRHKKGTFQQQLRVYGQEGNACPACRTLIRKTVLAQRGTHWCPRCQVS, encoded by the coding sequence ATGCCTGAATTACCTGAAGTTGAAACCGTCCGCCGGGTGCTGCATAAGCATTTGCCGGGACATCAAATCCGTGCGGTTCAAATAGAACGCCCCAAAATGCTGCGCGGGCAATCCAAGACAACCTTTATCCGGTCATTGATAAACCAAAAAATTGTGAAAGTCGAGCGCCGGGCAAAATATCTTATTATCCGGTTGCAAACCGGGAGTCTGCTTATTCATCTGGGGATGAGCGGGCAGGTTTTTACCTCTGGCGGGAAAAAACCAGCTGTTGCCGCCGGTAGTGTACTGCCGGACAAACATACGCATCTGCGGATGAGATTGGATAAAGATTTTTTACTCTATGGCCGCGATCCGCGTATGTTTGGCCGCTATCAGTATCTATCGCCGGAAGCGGAAAAAGATTTTTTTTTCGGAATGGGTCCGGAACCGTTGGGGAAGCATTTTACGCCGGAGTATTTGTTCGGGATATTGAAATTGCGCCGGTCTTCCCTCAAAGCGCTTCTGTTGAACCAGAAAGTGATTGCCGGATTGGGAAATATTTATACGGATGAAGCTCTTTTTCAGGCCCGGTTATCGCCTTTTCTGGCCGGGGAAAATTTAACCCGTGCACAGACGCTGCGTTTGCATACAGCTATCCGGACTATTTTAAAAAAGGCGATTTGTGCGCGCGGCACCAGTATTTCCGATTATCTTGATCCCCGCCACAAGAAGGGGACGTTTCAACAGCAATTGCGGGTTTATGGACAGGAAGGAAATGCCTGCCCTGCTTGCCGGACATTGATCCGTAAGACGGTTTTAGCGCAGCGCGGGACTCATTGGTGTCCGCGCTGTCAGGTTTCCTGA
- a CDS encoding patatin-like phospholipase family protein codes for MQTGKRFCQLTIIFILPLLLLAGCANTPGKQVQPQKIALVLGGGGARGFAHVGVIRELEAAGIPIDMIVGVSVGSLIGALYADSGDSFQVEWKAFKIEKKEIFDFKVFNITDGLAKGDAIQTYVDTNIQTQFLEDMKIPLAIVAVDLNTGKKKVFRKGLLREAIRASISVPGVFAPVVFHDQLLVDGGVKGNLAPDVAREMGADIIIGVNIAKPRKHFSNNPPNALTVILESIDIMGDEIVQLREKEFDFMIRPDVGTIGITDFTQKKALIDAGRSATQAILPALKKALEK; via the coding sequence ATGCAAACCGGTAAACGCTTCTGTCAGCTCACGATTATTTTCATCCTGCCGCTTTTACTGCTGGCCGGCTGTGCAAATACACCGGGCAAACAGGTTCAACCCCAAAAAATCGCTTTGGTCCTGGGCGGCGGCGGTGCACGCGGCTTTGCCCATGTGGGGGTTATCCGGGAACTGGAAGCTGCCGGCATTCCCATTGATATGATTGTCGGCGTCAGTGTCGGGAGCCTGATCGGGGCCCTTTACGCAGACTCCGGCGATTCTTTCCAGGTGGAATGGAAGGCTTTTAAAATCGAGAAGAAAGAGATCTTTGACTTTAAAGTATTTAATATTACGGATGGCTTGGCCAAAGGCGATGCCATCCAAACTTATGTTGACACCAATATTCAAACACAATTTCTCGAAGACATGAAAATCCCGCTCGCCATCGTGGCGGTCGACCTGAATACCGGCAAAAAAAAGGTCTTTCGCAAGGGATTACTGCGCGAGGCGATCCGTGCCAGTATTTCTGTTCCCGGTGTTTTTGCGCCGGTTGTCTTTCATGACCAATTGCTGGTAGATGGCGGTGTCAAAGGGAATCTGGCGCCTGATGTCGCACGCGAAATGGGTGCGGATATTATTATCGGTGTCAATATCGCCAAACCGCGGAAACATTTTTCCAACAACCCGCCCAATGCCTTAACCGTCATTTTGGAATCCATTGATATCATGGGGGATGAAATTGTACAGCTCCGGGAAAAAGAATTTGATTTCATGATCCGCCCTGATGTGGGCACGATCGGAATTACTGATTTTACCCAAAAAAAGGCGCTGATTGATGCCGGACGCAGCGCGACCCAGGCAATCCTGCCTGCGCTTAAAAAAGCCCTGGAAAAATAG